The following coding sequences are from one Pseudomonas mendocina window:
- the pdxJ gene encoding pyridoxine 5'-phosphate synthase, with product MTEANRILLGVNIDHVATLRQARGTRYPDPVKAALDAEEAGADGITVHLREDRRHIQDRDVRVLADVLQTRMNFEMGVTDFMLGFAEQIRPAHVCLVPETRQELTTEGGLDVAGQEARIAAAVERLTLAGCEVSLFIDAEERQIEAAMRVGAPAIELHTGRYADAHTAEEAAHELSRIRDGVICGLNHGLIVNAGHGLHYHNAEAVAAIPGINELNIGHAIVAHALFVGFKQAVAEMKALIVAAANRG from the coding sequence GTGACTGAGGCCAATCGTATTCTGCTCGGCGTGAACATCGACCACGTCGCCACCCTGCGCCAGGCTCGCGGCACGCGCTATCCGGATCCGGTCAAGGCTGCGCTGGACGCCGAAGAGGCCGGCGCCGATGGTATCACCGTGCACCTGCGCGAAGACCGCCGGCACATTCAGGATCGCGACGTGCGTGTGCTGGCCGATGTGCTGCAGACGCGGATGAATTTCGAGATGGGCGTCACCGATTTCATGCTCGGTTTCGCCGAGCAGATCCGTCCTGCGCATGTCTGCCTGGTGCCGGAAACCCGCCAGGAACTGACCACCGAAGGCGGCCTCGATGTGGCCGGTCAGGAGGCGCGCATCGCTGCGGCGGTGGAGCGTCTGACGCTGGCTGGTTGCGAGGTGTCGCTGTTCATCGATGCCGAAGAGCGGCAGATCGAAGCAGCCATGCGTGTCGGTGCTCCGGCCATCGAACTGCACACCGGTCGCTATGCCGATGCTCACACCGCGGAAGAAGCTGCGCATGAGCTTTCGCGCATTCGTGATGGCGTCATCTGCGGCCTGAACCACGGCCTGATCGTCAATGCCGGTCATGGACTGCACTACCACAACGCCGAAGCCGTGGCGGCGATTCCCGGTATCAACGAACTGAACATCGGCCACGCCATCGTCGCTCATGCCCTGTTCGTCGGTTTCAAGCAGGCCGTTGCCGAGATGAAGGCGTTGATCGTCGCGGCTGCCAATCGCGGCTAA
- the recO gene encoding DNA repair protein RecO: MTHAAYVLHSRPYKESSALVDFFTAQGRVRAVLRAARGKVGSIARPFAQLELELRGRGELKTVGRLESAGIPLLLSGEALFSGLYLNELLIRLLPAEDPHPVMLEHYGLTLQALAAGRPLEPLLRAFEWRLLDELGYGFALDRDQHDQPIEPTALYRWQQDIGLVPVVQLQPGVFQGRELLAMAEADWQTPGALAAAKRLMRQALAPHLGGRPLVSRELFMTLKESKRD, from the coding sequence ATGACTCACGCCGCCTACGTCCTGCACAGCCGTCCTTACAAGGAAAGCAGCGCCCTGGTGGATTTCTTCACCGCGCAGGGACGTGTGCGTGCGGTGCTGCGCGCGGCGCGCGGCAAGGTCGGCAGCATCGCCCGGCCTTTCGCACAGCTCGAACTGGAGCTGCGCGGACGTGGCGAGCTGAAGACCGTCGGCCGTCTGGAGAGCGCCGGTATCCCGTTGCTGTTGAGCGGCGAGGCGCTGTTCTCCGGGCTCTACCTCAACGAACTGCTGATTCGCTTGCTGCCGGCCGAAGACCCGCACCCCGTGATGCTCGAACACTATGGCCTGACCTTGCAGGCGCTGGCGGCCGGGCGGCCGCTGGAACCCTTGCTGCGTGCATTCGAATGGCGCCTGCTGGACGAGCTGGGCTATGGTTTCGCCCTGGATCGTGACCAGCATGACCAGCCCATCGAGCCGACGGCGCTGTATCGCTGGCAGCAGGACATCGGCCTGGTGCCGGTGGTACAACTGCAGCCCGGCGTGTTCCAGGGCCGCGAACTGCTGGCCATGGCCGAAGCTGACTGGCAAACGCCGGGTGCACTGGCTGCGGCCAAGCGCCTCATGCGCCAGGCGCTGGCACCCCATCTTGGTGGCAGGCCACTGGTCAGCCGCGAACTTTTCATGACGCTCAAGGAGTCCAAGCGTGACTGA
- the era gene encoding GTPase Era, whose protein sequence is MTDAPVTRCGYVAIVGRPNVGKSTLLNHILGQKLAITSRKPQTTRHNMLGIKTEGEIQAVYVDTPGLHKHNDKALNRYMNRSATTALKDVDVVVFVVDRMRWTDEDQLVLEKVQHVKCPILLAVNKADRLEDKSELLPHLNWLAEQLPQAEIVPISALQGQNLDTLEKLVGERLPESEHFYPEDQITDRSSRFLAAELIREKIMRQLGAELPYQITVEIEEFKQEGRILHIHGLILVERDGQKKIIIGDKGERIKRIGQDARKDMETMFDSKVMLNLWVKVKGGWSDDERALRSLGYLDL, encoded by the coding sequence TGCACCTGTGACCCGTTGCGGCTATGTCGCCATCGTCGGCCGCCCCAACGTGGGTAAGTCGACGCTGCTCAACCACATCCTCGGGCAGAAGCTGGCGATCACCTCGCGCAAGCCGCAGACCACCCGCCACAACATGCTCGGGATCAAGACCGAGGGCGAGATCCAGGCCGTCTACGTCGATACGCCCGGCCTGCACAAGCACAACGACAAGGCACTCAACCGCTACATGAATCGCAGTGCCACCACTGCGCTGAAAGATGTCGATGTCGTGGTGTTCGTGGTCGATCGCATGCGCTGGACCGATGAGGATCAGTTGGTGCTGGAGAAGGTGCAGCACGTCAAATGCCCGATCCTGTTGGCGGTTAACAAGGCTGACCGCCTGGAAGACAAGAGTGAGCTGCTGCCGCACCTGAACTGGCTGGCCGAGCAACTGCCGCAAGCGGAGATCGTGCCGATCTCCGCGCTGCAGGGGCAGAACCTCGACACGCTGGAGAAGCTGGTCGGCGAGCGTCTGCCTGAGTCCGAGCATTTCTATCCCGAAGACCAGATCACCGATCGCTCCAGTCGCTTCCTGGCTGCCGAGCTGATTCGCGAGAAGATCATGCGTCAGCTCGGTGCCGAGCTGCCGTACCAGATCACCGTTGAGATCGAGGAGTTCAAGCAAGAAGGTCGCATCCTGCACATCCACGGTCTGATTCTGGTGGAGCGTGACGGGCAGAAGAAAATCATCATCGGCGACAAGGGCGAGCGCATCAAACGCATCGGCCAGGACGCGCGCAAGGACATGGAGACCATGTTCGACTCCAAGGTGATGCTCAACCTCTGGGTCAAGGTAAAAGGCGGCTGGTCCGACGACGAGCGTGCCCTGCGTTCACTGGGTTATCTGGATCTGTAG